The genomic DNA TTACTACAGTATTCCCCCTGCCCGACCACGTCACGTCCCCTCTCCATAAACACTACTAACAGTTTTCCGGTATTCTTTCGCACTGTTTCGGCACCGGCTCTTTGCGCCTTGGCGTCATTATTAATGAGCAGTGCTTGCATTCTGTCAAAGGCTGGTAAAATGGAAGGTGAATTAATAATTCCCGTCCCCGCTGGTAGGAAAAGGGGTTGACTCTACGAAAGGAGGATGCGCCACCTGCAATGCTGCTATTCAATGCATAAAGAAAAGGAGAAGACCATGATACGATCAGCTAAGGGGCTGAAGAAGGCTCTGTCCCTCGGGACGGCCATTTCTGTTTTATCCTTCACAGCGGTGGGCATCGATGCTGCGCCACTTCCGGGGGGAACCCTCGATCCCCTGAGCATCACCAAGTATGTCACCCCACTCGTTATACCGCCAGTCATGCCAAATGATGGAACGGGACCCAACAACTACGACATAGCAATCCGCCAATTCACCCAGCAGATTCTTCCGACGGGACTCCCCCCGACTACCGTCTGGAGTTACGGGTCGGCACTCGATCCGGCTACGTTCAATTACCCGGCGTTCACCATTGAGACAACTGCGAATAATCCGGTCAATGTACGGTGGATAAACGACCTCAAGGACCCGGTGACAGGCAACTTCCTGCCCCACCTCCTGCCGATAGATCAGACACTGCACTGGGCGAATCCCCCCGCCACGGGGTGCATTCACGGCCCGGTCAACTCCACGGACTGCACTACAGCGAACCCGGGGCCGTACACCGGACCTGTGCCTCTCATTACGCACGTTCACGGGGCGCACGTGGACCCGCACAGCGACGGCTATCCTGAGGCGTGGTACCTGCCGGCCGCGACGAACATCCCGGCTGGATATGCGATGAAGGGGAAGCTCTTTGACGACGCAACGGGATCGAACTTGGGGGACACCGGCTACGCCGATTTCCTTTACCGCAACGACCAGCCTGCCGCGACCCTCTGGTACCATGACCACACTCTCGGCATGACACGAAGCAATGTCTACGCAGGACCGGCAGGTTTCTGGCTCATCCGCGGCGGCGCGTTCGACGGAGCAACCAACAGCGCGACAGGACTTCCGGCGGTCCTTCCGGGGCCCGCTCCCGTCGCCGGGAATACGGTGGCAGCACTCAACACTCCGGGCGATCCGGTTCGAAACGCCGTGCGGGAGATCCCGCTCGCCATTCAGGACCGATCCTTCAACCTGAACGGCTCGCTCTTCTATCCCGCTTCCCGCGCCTTCTTCGACGGCTACCTCGGCCCCTACGCTCCCGCCTCCGACATTTCCCCCACGTGGAACCCGGAAGCCTTTTTCAACACAATGGTCCTCAACGGCAAGACATGGCCTGTTCTCGAAGTCGCCCCGGCCAGGTACCGGCTGCGCCTGCTCAACGGCTGCAACTCCCGTTTCCTCAACCTGGCCCTGTTCGAAGTGCTGAAGGACCCCGGCAACGGAAAGAAACAGAAGAACAACGCCAAACTCGGCAGGGAGTTCCCCTTTTTCCAGATCGGTGCGGAACAGGGATTCCTTCCCAAGGTGGTAATGGTGCAGACAGGATTCGCCACCGAGCTGCCCGGCAATGGGACTATCCCCGCGCTCACCCCCGCGGCTAACCCGCAGCAGGCGCTCCTCATGGGACTTGCCGAGCGGGCCGACGTCATCGTCGACTTCACCGGCCTTCCTGCCGGCACCCGGATACGCATGATCAACACCGCACCGGACGCTCCCTTCGGCGGGTTCCCCGCTCCACCCGCCGATCCATCAACAACTGGGCAGGTGATGGAATTCGTGGTCAATGCGGCTCTTCTAGGCGCCCCCGGGTCCACCGACCTTACCGCCACAGCTCCCCAGAACCTTGTCCTCAACGCAGAGCCTGTCCTCGGCGCTCCGGAAGCCGTGCGTCAGGTCTCGCTGAACGAGGAGATGTCGGGGCAGGTCTGCGTTACTGCTACACCCGCCGGGCGGATCAAGGTAATCGCAGTATCCCCGGCACCGATGAACGACGTGCAGATCGCAACGTTCTGCGCTGCGACGAACCCACCTTCGGTACCGATGGCTCCCAAGGCGGCAAAACTCGGCACCGTCGACCTTACGAACCCCGTCCTTCCCGTCGGGACTCCCCTCGCATGGGACGACATGACGGGAGCCAGCACGCCGAAGATGGTAACCCTGCAGAATGGCGTGCAGGTTATGGTAAACGTTACAGAGAACCCGGAACTGGGCTCGGTGGAAGAGTGGGAAATCTACAACTTCACGGTCGACGCTCACCCGATCCATCTCCACCTGGTCCGTTTCGAGGTGACGGGGCGGACTCCTATTCCCGGCGTTGTACCGGCACCAGTTCCAGTAGGCGTCCTGCCTTGGGAAAAGGGCTTCAAGGACACGGTCATCGCCTATCCCGGGGAAATCACCAAAGTTAAGGCACAGTTCGACATTCCAGGCCTCTATGTCTGGCACTGTCACATTGTCGAACATGAAGACAACGAGATGATGCGTCCGTACATTGTAGGGATGTAATGTAATGGCAGAAAGGGCCGCTCCGGGAGCGGCCCTTTCTTTTTCTGCTTTCCGAAGAGATGATCTGTATGGAAACGCGGGTTTGATGAGAAGCTGGCAAGGAAAAGGTGAGGGCAAATTACATTGTCAGGTTATAGAAGATTGAACGTATCGCCGTGAATGCGACTCCCAAAAACGAACTACTCCTGTATTGAGCCGCTTGACCCCTGCGATATGAACCTGTCTATTATCGTAAAGGTCTCCACCGGCTTTTCCTCCTGCGGGTTGTGCCCGCATTCCTCGATCACCTCCAGCTTCGCTCCCGGAATAGCATCCTGTAGTCTCTCCCCCTGGGATAGAGGGACGATCCGGTCGTGCCGCCCCCAAAGGAGGAGAACGGGAAGCCGGAGGCTTGCATAGAGGGGGATGATATCATCGGCATCCGGCGGAATGAGTCTGCGGCACGTCTGAACCAGCGCTCTCTTTGCATCCCGGTCACGGTAGCAGGGGGCATACCGCGATACGTGCTCACGATCCACGAGCCGCTCATCGTAATAAGCGGCCCGAAGGCCGATCCTTACCCAGGCATCGGGAGCGTAGAGCAGAACGAAAAGGGTCGCGGCCAGTCGTGACCTGAACACTTCCGCCATGAGGGGCAGACGCTGGATGAAGCCCGGTCCGGCTATGATTATGATGGACCGGAGCAGGTGCTCTTTCACCATCCGCCGAGCCTCGATGGCCGCCATGAGAACGACGGCTCCCCCCAGCGAATGCCCGGCCACCGTAGCCGCAGAAGGAAGCTCCCGCTCGATGAATTCGAGAAGTCTGACGGCGTGCGCCCGGATGGAATAATCGGCCCCTTTGGGCTTCGACGATTCGCCGGAACCGAGAAGATCCACTAGATAAACCGTGTACCTGTCGGGAGGAAGGAGAGGGACGAGGTCGGTCCATGATTCTGCCCGCGCTGCCAGCCCGTGGACAAGCACAAGCCTGATAGGGCCGCTCCCGCAGGTGCGGTAGCGGATTATTTCGGTGTCCGACAATTGGAATTCCCGGAGAGGGTAGTTCATGCTGAGATTGTACCAGAAAGAAGGAATGCGGAGGAGCAGTACGGGTCAGCGCCCTCGCTTCCCTCTCCCACCGGAAACATTTTCATAAACCATCCAGCATGCGGAGGCAGCGAAAGCGCCTGTGAGCGTGCCTGCAACCACGTCGAGCGGGTAGTGGGCGCCGACATAGATCCTCGACCAGCAGACGAGGGAGACAAAGGACCATAGCGGAAGCTTCCACTTCCACCCCCGTCGCCACCCTACCGACGTAGCAAGCAGTGCCGCGAAGGTCGCGTGTCCCGATGGAAGAGCGTTCCTAAGCTTAACCTCTCCCAGGACCCTCACCTGATCTAGGCCGAGCGCAGCCGCGGGACGCGGCACATGGAAATAATCCTTCAGCCCCGCCTGCAGCAGCATCCCAACGGCAGTCGCAAAGGCGAACAGGAACACATGTGACAGCGGCATCATTTTCCTGTTCGATAATGCTGCAACGGCAAGTATTCCAAGGTAGAGGTACACCATCCTCGACGATCCCAGCGTGATCAGTGCCTGCATCACCGGGTCGAGGAGCGGATGGTGGGCATGGTTGATCGCAAGAAACAGCTTTGTGTTCAGTGAACCGGGACCGTAGAGCAGATTGTGAAGAGAGGGGGGCATTGACTCCTCGTAAAGTGTGTATTTTTTGGCGAGGTGCTTTCCGGTACCGGTTGACCGGCTCTTGATAAAAGGGGTACGCAGCGAGCGTCGGGAACAGCGGTTCAGCACAAGGGAGTGGCGGCGGCAATTGTAGAGGAGGGGCCGGCGTTTCGTCAACCGCGTCAGTTCTCTCCCCTCTCTGCCGGATGATCAAATTGCACGCCCACTGCCTGCTGTAGGGGTTTCACCCTCCCCATCGATCCTTTGAACGGTTCCCCGCTCTCGCCGAGCCTGCCATGCGACCCCCTTCCCCGACTGCTTTTTGATTGTTCCGCGGATCGATTCGCCTGCGATCTTCCCGGTAAACGAGGCAGTAACCGGTTTTTTTCCGGCTGCATACTGAACATTGAACGAAAGCCTGTCCCCCGAGAGCCTGACATTTTTCATGGGAAAGCTGACCCCGTTACGGGTGACGGTCCCTTCTGCCTGCTGAAACTTCTGGCGCAGCTGCATCTCGAATTTTTCCTTCCCGTTCTTCCATTTCCAGCGACCGGAAGCATTGGCAGGCACAACCCAATAGTAGACGGACTGGCTCAGCGTGGAGGAGTCATCGGGCCGCCATTCCCCCATGTCGAAGGAATGGGAGACGATGCGGGTGCCGGGCCTGAGCTGGCTCAGAAGCAGTGGCCGCATCTTCAGGTTGACCGAATTCAGCAGATACATCGTCACCACCGTGGCTTCCCTTACATTCGCCTTGAACAGGTCCTGCTGAAGAAACCGCACCTTCTCCGTCACGCCGGCGGCACGGGCATTCTCCTTACTCTCCTTTATTCTTTCCGGATCGATGTCGATACCCACTCCTCGGGCACCATGCTTTTTTGCAGCGGTAATAACGATCCGGCCGTCACCGCATCCAAGATCGTACACAATATCCCTCCCCGTAACTTTTGCCATCGAAAGCATCCGTTCAACCACTTCGGTCGGTGTCGGTACGAAGGGAACATCTTTCTTCACCCCCGCTGAAGGAGCTGATGGAGAGAATATCGATTCTGCTGCCGCGTAACGTGCCGGTACCGAGGCAATGAGGAACGCCAACACATATCCGATATACCTTTTACTGATCATTTAGCTTCCTCCCTCTCTGATTTTTTATTCCTGAGCAGGAGCAGCGGCACCCCCGCCAACAGGATTGCGATGCCGACAACCGCTCCCTTCCCAGTGTGAATCAAGCTCGACCAGAGCATGTACAGACACACGAGGCAAAAGAGGATCGGGGTCGCTGGGTAGAAGGGCACAACGAAAGGACGCGGGACATGGGGATCCCGGCGCCGCAGAACGAAAAGCGAAATTCCCACAAGCAGGAGAAAGAGCCAGAATACCGGCGCCGTATATTCCACCATGGTTGCGAACCCGCTCCGGGACCTGGTACCCACGGCCACCAGAGCAAGGGAAATGGCTCCCTGAACCAGAAGTGCGTTAACCGGTGTCCCCCCTCCGGCGCTCCAGTTGCCGAGAAACCGGAACACGCGAAAGTCCCTGCCGAGAGCGTAGCTCGTTCGCGCACCGGTAATGATGGAGCCGTTGATGGTGCTGAGGGCGGCCAGAGAGACGAGGAGGGTAATGAAGTAGACACCCTCCACCCCCAGCACGCGGCGCATCACGTCTGCCGCAACGGCATCGGAGCCCGACATGCCGGTAAGGCCCAGGCTCTTCACGAATGCGATGTTCGCCATGACGTAGACGAGGGTAATCATGGCTATGCTGTACAGAAGCGCCTTCACGATGTTGCGGCGCTCCCCCCTCACCTCCGCCGAGAGGTATGCCGCTTCGTTCCACCCGCCGTAGGTAAGAAGGACGAATATCATCGCTTTGCCTATGGCACCATGGGTTTCATCCGCTCCTTGGTGGACGGAGGGAGTTGCAACACCGAAGGCAACAGAGAAAAGGACACCGAAACCGAGCGCTATGACGACGACAAACATCTTCTGGACCCAGCTCCCCATCCGGATGCCGAAGACATTGATAACAGTCAACAGCACGATGACGGCAGCTGCGTACCATGAGGAGGAGTACTCCCCCAGCCTTACGACCTGGGAGACGTAATCACCTATGAGAAACGCGAGCATGGCAATGGAACCTGACTGGATAACAGTCATCCTGGCCCAGGCGAAGAGAAAGCCGGGGGCACGACCGAATGCCCGGACGAGGTAGTGGTAGTCCCCCCCGGCGTCGGGATAGGCTGAACCTAGTTCGGCATAGCAGAGAGCACCGATGAACGAAATCACGCCCCCGGCCACCCAGAGCAGGAGAAGGACCTGCTCGCTGCCGGCATTAGCCGCCACCACCGATGGAGTCTTGAAGATACCGGCCCCGATAACGATGCCGATTATTATGGAGACTGCATCTCCGATCGATATAGTTTGCCCCGGCGCTGCAGGAGCCTGTTGTTGCTTCATGATTCCCCCTCGGCTGGGGATGGCATTAGGACAAGTGTAACTGCTTTTCCCGGGGTGTCCATGCAGTGTGGGGACTGGCGGGGCTGCCCCCATACGTTCTTCAAGCATTAGAATAGTTGCATAAATGGCTTGACTTGTCGTGGGAACAGGTGCTACACCGTAACAGCTGCGTAACACGAGCGGAGGAAGCGTGACGCATTCAGGAAGCATAGATGTTACCATGGCCGTCCTGTCAGCCTGAGCTGATGAGACGGCCTTTTTATTTCCTGCAGATCTTGTGGCTAATGCCGAAGTGGGGGAAGTATGGGCATATCTGTCGGAACCGATGAGGCGGCCTGCAGCACTGAGATTGCAGCATCTTGATGTAAAAGACCTATCGCAGGGAGCACTCAATGACCAGAATCGGAATCGGCTATGGAAATCAGGCGGACGGCTTTGCACTTGGGCAACAGGTTGTACGGGCGGCACTGGATTCCGGCGGAATCAGCACCCCCGACCTTCTTCTCGCCTTTTGCAGCGGCAATACCGATCTCCACCGCTTTTACGATGGGCTTCGAAGTCTGGTTGGAGATACGGTTCCCATTATCGGTGGTTCAAGCATCGGTGTTATCACCTGGGACGACCTCTCCTACCATGGCTGCCCAGCAGCCGCAGCTGCCATAGAATCCAGTTCCATTCGGTTCTCCATAGCATCGGCAGATGGTGTCGACATCGACGAAGCTTCTGCGGCCGCACGAATGGCGGATGGTCTCCAGTCCACAGATCTGGACAAGGCGCTCCTCCTTTTCTACGACTCGGTACGGGTGCCGGCAGGGCAATCCGGCCCCCCTGTTCTCAACTCTTCCGCGCCACTGCTGGAAGGAATCGTCAAGAAGCTCCCCTGCCACCTACCAATCATAGGCGCGGGCCTACTCGGGGACTACATGTTCCGGCACACCTGGCAGTATTGCGGAAACAAAGTCGGTACGCAGCAGGTAGTAGGCTGTATGGTTTCCGGCAATGTCTCGGCCTACCACGCGATCATGCACGGCTGCATCCCACTCGACGGGGTCTACCGCCGGATAACCCGGATTCAGGATGACGTCATCTACGAACTGGACGGCAGGCCGGTAGTTCCACTTCTCGATGAGCTCTTCGGAAACAGGGAGTGGCAGAACGAAAGGCCGATCATCAGCAACCTGACGATCGGCATAAACCACGGCGAGCGGTACGGCGCACCCATCGAGAGTAGTTACGTCAACCGACTCATAACGGGAGTGATCCCTGACGGGACCGGCATCGGTATGTTCGAGACCGACCTGGAAGCGGGGCAGGAAATCCAGTTCATGGTTCGGGACAACCGCATGATGCTCAAATCGGTCGCCGACAATGCACCGGATATTATCGAGAGGATCAGATCCGAAGGGAAAAAACCACTCTTCGCCCTTTACATAAGTTGTGGCGGGAGGACGGCGGAACAGTCTTTGACCGATGAGGAAGAAGCTGCCGAAATCCAACGGGTCATGAAGGATGCGAACGTCCCTCTTCTAGGATTTTATTCAGGGGTGGAAATCGCTCCAATGCTCGGGAGAAGCCGCGGGCTGGACTGGACAGGGGTGCTCCTGATCCTTGCGGAGGATCGCTAGTTTTGCGGGAAGACTGTTCAGAAATAAATGCGTTAAGGAAAATGCTTCTTGAAGCCCACGCCGAACGCGATTACTACCGTCACGTTGCCGAGAGGCTCGGCCAGAAGTCGCTGAGCGATACTCAGGATTTCACCCGCCTCATCCACAATCTACGGCAGACGGAAGAGAAGCTGCGCCTGATACAGGAGGAGCTCGAAAAGACGATAGCCGAGCGGACAGCCGAGCTGCTCAGAAGCAACGAGGACCTTCGGGAAAGCACCTCGCGTTACGACGAGCTGGTCCGCCGCATTCCCAATGGTGTTTACACACTGCGCTTCAGCCGTGACGGGTCAATGCAGTTCGACTACCTCAGCCCGCAGATCTGCGAAATTCTCGCTCTAGACTGCGAAGAACTTATGCGTGACGCCGGACTGGCCTTTGCCATCGCACATCCCGAAGATCGGGATAATCTCGAAAAGGCATCGCTTGAAGCCACCAGGACCCGGACGCCCTTCCGGTGGGAAGGGCGCTTCATCATCAGAAACGAGATCCGTTGGGTCCGCCTCGAAGCAGATCCGACTACCAACCCGCAGGATGACGTGATCTGGAACGGAGTTCTCAGCGACGTCACCCACCGCAAGCTCACCGAAGAGAAGCTTAGGGAGAGCGAAGAGCTTTACCGACTCCTGACTGAAGTCGCACCGAATGCAATCACAGTCGCAGATCCGACCGGAGAAATTCTGATGGCTAATCGCAAAGCCCTGGAACTCTTCGGGCATGCCGATGAGTCGGAGGCGGTTGGAAAGCCGATTTTTCAGTGGATACCTGCACACAGTGTAGATACCGCCTGCGCCGCCCTCGACGAGTTGTTTAGAAAGGGCACCTTATCCGACCTGGAGCTTAAGTTCGTACGCAGGGACGGAACGGAATTCACGGGAGAAGCTAATGCTTCGCTGCTGCGCGACTCCCACGGAGAGCCGAAGCTGATCGTTATCGTAACCTCCGACACCACGCAGAAAAAGCAGGCGGAAGCCGAACGGCTCAAACTGCAGAAACTTGAGGCGATCGGCACTCTGGCTGGTGGTATCGCCCATGATTTCAACAACCTGTTGCAGGGGGTTTTCGGCTACATAACCATGGCAAGAATGGAAATCGACCATCGAGAGGGAGCGCTTGCATTGCTGGATCAGGCAGAGCAGGCGATGAGCCAGGCAGTGAATCTGACATCACAGCTATTAACCTTCGCAAAAGGAGGAACACCGGTGAAAAAGAAGGTATCGTTGCGGCAGGCAATCGAGAATGCGACACGGTTTGCCCTAAGCGGATCAAGCAGCACCTGCACGATAACCATCGCCGACGACCTCTGGGCCGCTGATGCGGACGAAGGGCAGATCGGCCAGGTCATCCAGAACATCGTCCTCAATGCCAGCCAGGCAATGGGTCAGTCGGGGACAGTGGAAATTTCGGCCGACAATGTCGATCTCAAAGCAGGAAGCAATCAGGCGCTGCCGGAAGGGGGAAGATTCATAAGAATACAGATCAGGGATACCGGCATCGGCATGCCCCCACACTACCTTTCCAAGATCTTCGACCCCTATTTCACTACCAAGCAGAAGGGTAGCGGACTAGGCCTGGCGACCTCACACTCCATAGTGAAAAGGCATGGTGGAGCTATTTCCGTT from Geobacter sp. DSM 9736 includes the following:
- a CDS encoding multicopper oxidase family protein — protein: MIRSAKGLKKALSLGTAISVLSFTAVGIDAAPLPGGTLDPLSITKYVTPLVIPPVMPNDGTGPNNYDIAIRQFTQQILPTGLPPTTVWSYGSALDPATFNYPAFTIETTANNPVNVRWINDLKDPVTGNFLPHLLPIDQTLHWANPPATGCIHGPVNSTDCTTANPGPYTGPVPLITHVHGAHVDPHSDGYPEAWYLPAATNIPAGYAMKGKLFDDATGSNLGDTGYADFLYRNDQPAATLWYHDHTLGMTRSNVYAGPAGFWLIRGGAFDGATNSATGLPAVLPGPAPVAGNTVAALNTPGDPVRNAVREIPLAIQDRSFNLNGSLFYPASRAFFDGYLGPYAPASDISPTWNPEAFFNTMVLNGKTWPVLEVAPARYRLRLLNGCNSRFLNLALFEVLKDPGNGKKQKNNAKLGREFPFFQIGAEQGFLPKVVMVQTGFATELPGNGTIPALTPAANPQQALLMGLAERADVIVDFTGLPAGTRIRMINTAPDAPFGGFPAPPADPSTTGQVMEFVVNAALLGAPGSTDLTATAPQNLVLNAEPVLGAPEAVRQVSLNEEMSGQVCVTATPAGRIKVIAVSPAPMNDVQIATFCAATNPPSVPMAPKAAKLGTVDLTNPVLPVGTPLAWDDMTGASTPKMVTLQNGVQVMVNVTENPELGSVEEWEIYNFTVDAHPIHLHLVRFEVTGRTPIPGVVPAPVPVGVLPWEKGFKDTVIAYPGEITKVKAQFDIPGLYVWHCHIVEHEDNEMMRPYIVGM
- a CDS encoding alpha/beta fold hydrolase encodes the protein MSDTEIIRYRTCGSGPIRLVLVHGLAARAESWTDLVPLLPPDRYTVYLVDLLGSGESSKPKGADYSIRAHAVRLLEFIERELPSAATVAGHSLGGAVVLMAAIEARRMVKEHLLRSIIIIAGPGFIQRLPLMAEVFRSRLAATLFVLLYAPDAWVRIGLRAAYYDERLVDREHVSRYAPCYRDRDAKRALVQTCRRLIPPDADDIIPLYASLRLPVLLLWGRHDRIVPLSQGERLQDAIPGAKLEVIEECGHNPQEEKPVETFTIIDRFISQGSSGSIQE
- a CDS encoding phosphatase PAP2 family protein, encoding MTKRRPLLYNCRRHSLVLNRCSRRSLRTPFIKSRSTGTGKHLAKKYTLYEESMPPSLHNLLYGPGSLNTKLFLAINHAHHPLLDPVMQALITLGSSRMVYLYLGILAVAALSNRKMMPLSHVFLFAFATAVGMLLQAGLKDYFHVPRPAAALGLDQVRVLGEVKLRNALPSGHATFAALLATSVGWRRGWKWKLPLWSFVSLVCWSRIYVGAHYPLDVVAGTLTGAFAASACWMVYENVSGGRGKRGR
- a CDS encoding cyclopropane-fatty-acyl-phospholipid synthase family protein, with the translated sequence MISKRYIGYVLAFLIASVPARYAAAESIFSPSAPSAGVKKDVPFVPTPTEVVERMLSMAKVTGRDIVYDLGCGDGRIVITAAKKHGARGVGIDIDPERIKESKENARAAGVTEKVRFLQQDLFKANVREATVVTMYLLNSVNLKMRPLLLSQLRPGTRIVSHSFDMGEWRPDDSSTLSQSVYYWVVPANASGRWKWKNGKEKFEMQLRQKFQQAEGTVTRNGVSFPMKNVRLSGDRLSFNVQYAAGKKPVTASFTGKIAGESIRGTIKKQSGKGVAWQARRERGTVQRIDGEGETPTAGSGRAI
- a CDS encoding APC family permease; its protein translation is MKQQQAPAAPGQTISIGDAVSIIIGIVIGAGIFKTPSVVAANAGSEQVLLLLWVAGGVISFIGALCYAELGSAYPDAGGDYHYLVRAFGRAPGFLFAWARMTVIQSGSIAMLAFLIGDYVSQVVRLGEYSSSWYAAAVIVLLTVINVFGIRMGSWVQKMFVVVIALGFGVLFSVAFGVATPSVHQGADETHGAIGKAMIFVLLTYGGWNEAAYLSAEVRGERRNIVKALLYSIAMITLVYVMANIAFVKSLGLTGMSGSDAVAADVMRRVLGVEGVYFITLLVSLAALSTINGSIITGARTSYALGRDFRVFRFLGNWSAGGGTPVNALLVQGAISLALVAVGTRSRSGFATMVEYTAPVFWLFLLLVGISLFVLRRRDPHVPRPFVVPFYPATPILFCLVCLYMLWSSLIHTGKGAVVGIAILLAGVPLLLLRNKKSEREEAK
- a CDS encoding FIST signal transduction protein; this encodes MTRIGIGYGNQADGFALGQQVVRAALDSGGISTPDLLLAFCSGNTDLHRFYDGLRSLVGDTVPIIGGSSIGVITWDDLSYHGCPAAAAAIESSSIRFSIASADGVDIDEASAAARMADGLQSTDLDKALLLFYDSVRVPAGQSGPPVLNSSAPLLEGIVKKLPCHLPIIGAGLLGDYMFRHTWQYCGNKVGTQQVVGCMVSGNVSAYHAIMHGCIPLDGVYRRITRIQDDVIYELDGRPVVPLLDELFGNREWQNERPIISNLTIGINHGERYGAPIESSYVNRLITGVIPDGTGIGMFETDLEAGQEIQFMVRDNRMMLKSVADNAPDIIERIRSEGKKPLFALYISCGGRTAEQSLTDEEEAAEIQRVMKDANVPLLGFYSGVEIAPMLGRSRGLDWTGVLLILAEDR
- a CDS encoding PAS domain S-box protein, encoding MLLEAHAERDYYRHVAERLGQKSLSDTQDFTRLIHNLRQTEEKLRLIQEELEKTIAERTAELLRSNEDLRESTSRYDELVRRIPNGVYTLRFSRDGSMQFDYLSPQICEILALDCEELMRDAGLAFAIAHPEDRDNLEKASLEATRTRTPFRWEGRFIIRNEIRWVRLEADPTTNPQDDVIWNGVLSDVTHRKLTEEKLRESEELYRLLTEVAPNAITVADPTGEILMANRKALELFGHADESEAVGKPIFQWIPAHSVDTACAALDELFRKGTLSDLELKFVRRDGTEFTGEANASLLRDSHGEPKLIVIVTSDTTQKKQAEAERLKLQKLEAIGTLAGGIAHDFNNLLQGVFGYITMARMEIDHREGALALLDQAEQAMSQAVNLTSQLLTFAKGGTPVKKKVSLRQAIENATRFALSGSSSTCTITIADDLWAADADEGQIGQVIQNIVLNASQAMGQSGTVEISADNVDLKAGSNQALPEGGRFIRIQIRDTGIGMPPHYLSKIFDPYFTTKQKGSGLGLATSHSIVKRHGGAISVLSEPDKGTIFSVHLPATALESSDIEEAAPAPQAISARKGRILVMDDEEMVRDVSREMIEMSGYEVECAAEGEEAIEKIGLACSSGTPFDVVILDLTVKGGMGGEEAIGRIREIAPGIRAIVSSGYADNAIVADYRGYGFDAYLNKPYTLSALREMLSTLLPCQ